The following coding sequences are from one Humulus lupulus chromosome X, drHumLupu1.1, whole genome shotgun sequence window:
- the LOC133804154 gene encoding protein NRT1/ PTR FAMILY 5.10-like, which yields MADEVENPLLVNAVDGAVEFKGLPVSKTNHGGWRSAAFIIGVEVAERFAYYGISSNLVTYLTGPLGQSTAAAAANVNAWTGTASLLPLLGAFVADSYLDRYRTIALASLLYILGLGLLSLSAVLPSLIGFSCQTNDHISCSPPQLQVILFFFSLYLVGAAQGGHKPCAQAFGADQFDGEDLEECKARSSFFNWWYFGVCVGGTIAIFIVSYVQDNLSWALGFGIPCVAMVIALVVFLLGTTTYRYCITLNEKGPFARIGSVFVAAFRNWRTVSPTISSLEVESHEFLHHQRSEQFKFLNKALFTPNHLKNNDSVCSVTEVEEAKAVLALFPIWVPCLVYGIVLAQSPTFFTKQGATMDRTVVSGFKIPAASLQCLISLATVIIIPIYDSSFVPIARAFTRKPAGITVLQRIGTGIFLSATSMVVAALVEIQRLNIALKYDLVNKPSATIPMSIWWLVPQYLLSGIADCFALIGMQEFFYDQVPTELRSIGLALYLSVVGVGSFLSSFLVSVIENATDGDGRDSWFSNNLNRAHLDYFYWLLATLCAFGFAAYLHFARSYIYKRRGAI from the exons ATGGCAGACGAAGTCGAAAATCCTTTGTTAGTCAACGCCGTCGACGGTGCCGTTGAATTCAAAGGCCTTCCTGTTTCGAAAACCAACCATGGCGGTTGGAGATCAGCAGCTTTCATCATAG GTGTTGAGGTTGCGGAGAGGTTCGCCTACTACGGCATTAGTTCAAACCTGGTAACCTATCTCACCGGGCCGCTTGGTCAGTCAACAGCGGCGGCAGCGGCCAACGTCAATGCTTGGACCGGAACGGCGTCGTTGCTCCCTCTATTGGGAGCTTTCGTTGCCGATTCTTATCTTGACCGCTACCGCACCATTGCTCTCGCTTCTCTGCTTTATATTTTG GGATTGGGTTTGCTGTCTCTTTCAGCTGTTCTGCCTTCTCTGATTGGTTTCAGCTGCCAAACCAACGACCACATTTCATGTTCTCCTCCTCAGCTCCAAGTGATATTGTTCTTCTTTTCACTGTATTTAGTGGGAGCTGCTCAAGGGGGACACAAACCTTGCGCACAAGCTTTTGGAGCCGATCAATTTGATGGGGAAGATCTAGAGGAGTGTAAAGCTAGAAGCTCATTCTTTAATTGGTGGTATTTTGGTGTATGCGTGGGTGGTACAATAGCAATTTTCATTGTGAGTTATGTGCAAGACAATCTGAGTTGGGCACTGGGATTTGGAATTCCTTGTGTTGCTATGGTCATTGCATTAGTTGTTTTCTTGCTTGGAACAACAACTTATAGGTATTGCATTACACTGAATGAGAAAGGTCCATTTGCTAGGATTGGTAGTGTCTTTGTTGCTGCATTTAGGAACTGGCGAACAGTTTCACCAACTATATCATCACTTGAAGTGGAATCTCATGAATTCCTGCATCACCAAAGATCTGAACAGTTCAA ATTTCTCAACAAAGCCTTGTTTACACCAAATCATCTGAAGAACAATGATAGTGTTTGTAGCGTAACTGAGGTTGAAGAAGCCAAGGCTGTACTTGCTCTCTTTCCAATATGGGTGCCATGCTTGGTATATGGTATTGTGCTTGCTCAGTCCCCAACTTTCTTTACCAAGCAAGGGGCCACCATGGATAGAACAGTTGTCTCAGGCTTTAAAATACCAGCTGCTTCACTTCAATGCTTGATAAGCCTTGCCACTGTTATCATCATTCCCATCTACGATAGCTCTTTCGTTCCAATTGCAAGAGCTTTTACACGAAAACCAGCAGGCATCACAGTCCTACAAAGAATAGGTACTGGAATTTTCTTATCTGCTACCTCCATGGTAGTTGCAGCTCTTGTGGAGATTCAAAGACTCAATATTGCTCTAAAATATGATCTAGTCAATAAGCCGAGTGCGACAATTCCAATGAGCATTTGGTGGTTGGTTCCTCAGTACCTCCTTTCTGGAATAGCCGATTGTTTTGCTTTGATCGGTATGCAAGAGTTCTTCTATGATCAAGTCCCAACAGAGCTAAGAAGCATAGGCCTTGCTCTTTATCTTAGTGTGGTTGGTGTTGGGAGTTTCTTAAGCAGCTTTCTTGTCTCTGTCATTGAGAATGCAACTGATGGCGATGGCCGAGATAGTTGGTTTTCTAATAACCTAAACCGTGCtcatcttgattacttttattgGCTACTCGCTACTCTCTGTGCATTTGGATTTGCTGCCTACTTGCATTTTGCAAGATCTTACATCTATAAAAGAAGGGGTGCAATATAA